A DNA window from Jaculus jaculus isolate mJacJac1 chromosome 1, mJacJac1.mat.Y.cur, whole genome shotgun sequence contains the following coding sequences:
- the LOC101603274 gene encoding epoxide hydrolase 1, with amino-acid sequence MWLELLLASVLGLVIYWFFSRDKEESLPLEDGWWGPGAKPTSEEDESIHPFKVDTSDEEIEDLHQRIDKFRGSPPLEGSRFHYGFNSNYLKKIVSYWRNEFDWRKQVEMLNKYPHFKTNIEGLDIHFIHVKPTQQASGCTPKPLLMVHGWPGSFYEFYKIIPLLTDPKNHGLSDEHVFEVICPSIPGYGFSQAPSKQGFNSVAAARIFYKLMLRLGFQKFYIQGGDWGSLICTNMAQLVPSHVKGLHLNMALISRTFYTLTPLLGRRFGGLFGYTERDTQLLYPFKEKIFYSIMRESGYLHIQATKPDTVGCALNDSPVGLAAYILEKFSTWTNTEFRYLDDGGLERKFSLDELLTNIMLYWTTGTIISSQRFYKENMGQGFLAQRHERLKVFVPTGFAAFPCEILHAPEKWVRSKYPKLISYSYMERGGHFAAFEEPKLLAQDICKFVTLVELQ; translated from the exons ATGTGGCTGGAACTTCTCCTCGCCTCGGTGCTGGGCCTCGTCATCTACTGGTTCTTCTCTCGGGACAAGGAGGAAAGTTTACCACTTGAAGACGGGTGGTGGGGCCCAGGTGCAAAGCCCACCAGCGAGGAAGACGAGAGCATCCACCCTTTCAAGGTGGACACGTCAGATGAGGAGATCGAG GACTTACACCAGAGGATTGATAAGTTCCGTGGAAGCCCACCTTTGGAGGGCAGCCGCTTCCACTATGGTTTCAACTCCAACTACCTGAAGAAAATCGTGTCCTACTGGCGGAACGAGTTTGACTGGAGGAAGCAGGTGGAGATGCTCAACAAGTACCCTCACTTCAAGACCAACATTGAAG GTCTGGACATCCACTTTATCCATGTGAAACCCACCCAGCAAGCCTCAGGCTGCACGCCGAAGCCCTTGTTGATGGTGCATGGCTGGCCCGGCTCCTTCTACGAGTTTTACAAGATCATCCCGCTGCTCACTGACCCCAAGAACCACGGCCTGAGCGACGAGCATGTGTTCGAAGTCATCTGCCCCTCCATCCCTGGCTATGGCTTCTCACAGGCACCCAGCAAGCAAG GTTTCAATTCGGTGGCCGCTGCCAGGATCTTCTATAAGCTGATGCTCAGGCTGGGCTTCCAGAAATTCTACATTCAAGGCGGGGACTGGGGATCCCTGATCTGCACCAACATGGCCCAGCTCGTGCCCAG CCACGTGAAAGGCCTACACTTGAACATGGCTCTCATCTCAAGAACTTTCTACACCCTGACCCCTCTCCTGGGCCGGCGTTTTGGGGGGCTCTTTGGCTACACTGAAAGGGATACGCAGCTCTTGTACCCCTTCAAGGAGAAGATTTTCTACAGCATCATGAGGGAGAGCGGCTACTTACACATCCAGGCCACCAAGCCGGACACCGTGG GCTGTGCTCTGAATGACTCACCAGTAGGTCTGGCTGCCTACATCCTGGAGAAGTTCTCCACCTGGACCAACACGGAATTCCGGTACCTGGACGATGGAGGACTGGAAAG GAAGTTCTCCCTGGACGAGCTTCTGACCAACATCATGCTCTACTGGACGACAGGGACCATCATCTCCTCTCAGCGTTTCTATAAGGAAAACAtgggccagggcttcctggcCCAGAGGCACGAGAG GCTGAAGGTCTTTGTGCCCACTGGCTTTGCTGCCTTCCCTTGTGAGATACTGCACGCTCCAGAAAAGTGGGTGAGATCCAAGTACCCCAAACTCATCTCCTATTCCTACATGGAGCGAGGAGGCCACTTTGCTGCCTTTGAAGAGCCCAAGCTGCTGGCCCAGGACATCTGCAAGTTCGTGACCCTGGTGGAACTTCAGTGA